The nucleotide window ACGGAGCAGTTCGTGTCGACGCTCGCTCGGAACGCGGGGATGGACACGCTCACGACGCTGACGAACCTTCGGGAGGCGACGACGAACGCGACGAACGGGACCAGTCCGGGACTCGTCTTGCCAGAGAAACGCGTCGGCGACGTCCTCAAGGCAGGGCTGCTCGACCCGACGGGGATCCGGCTACGGTGTTACCGACACGCCGTCGACGTCGCCGTGCTCATCCTTCGCGTTGACGACGCGATCGATGCGACGTTTACCGACGAGCCGACGGAACCGGGTGATGCGATCTACGACGAGCACGCGGAACTCCATCAGGAGTATCTCGACGAACAGGACGAGACGATCTGGCACCAGTAGCGGCGAGCGCGTCGGCTCCAAATGTCGTGTGAACTTTTTGGGTGAAAAAACGGTGTGTCGCGTGTTCGGAGTTAGTCTTGACTCGCGATCTCGGTGATGTCGACGACTCTGAACAGCAGGAACACGAACGCGAAGATGACCACGAGTAGCGTAATCGAGAGCGCAGCAGCCGAGGGGTAGTTGAGCCCCTGACCGTAGCGGCTGTAGATCAGCGTTGGAACGGTGTTCGACCCGCCGCTGAGAAACGACGGCACAGTGAAGTTCCCGATCGTCAGCACGAAGGTGAACATACAGCCGATCGCGACGCCGGGAAGGCTCAGCGGCCACGTAACGTTCTTGAACGTCTCGACTGGATCACCGCGCAGCGTTTCGGAGGCGTCGAGCAGTCCTTCGTCGATCTGCGACAGCGAGATGTAGATCGGTGCCGCCATGAACACGACGTAGTTCTGGAGATAGCCAACAGCCTGTGAGAACGACGAGAACAGCAGCCAACTGACCGGACTACTAGTGAGCCCGACGTTCATCAATAGGCCGTTGATGATCCCGTTTCGTCCCAGAATTGGGAACCAGCCGAACGTTCGGATCAGCTCCGACGTCCAGAACGGGATGACGAGGAACAACAGCAAGACGAGTCCCACCATCGGCGTGGTGTAGAATCGAAGGTAGTACGCAAGCGGGTAGCCGAACACGAGCGTGATAAGCGTCACGACGACACCGACGCCGATCGTTCGGACGAACGCACCACGGACTGCACCGGAACCGAACACGCCATCAACCCACGCCGTGAGCGTAAACTCGTTGATCACGTTGAACGACTGATAGGTGAGGAAGCTGTAGTAGAAAATAACGAGCAACGGTAGCAGTAAGAAGACAGCGAACCACAGCACTGTCGGCGCTATTAGCCCGGTTACTTCGTTTATCAAGTCGTCCCTGTCGGTTGCAAGTAGACCCGAGATGCCGGTTTTGGGTTCAGAACTCATGTGATTGTGTCTCCGGTTGTGGTAAGATGATCGTAACCATACTCGAGTTAGGCCGAGAGGAAGTCCTCCCAGCGTGAGATCATGTAGTCAGCCTCACTGGGCCAGATCTGGAAGAAGCCGATACGGTCGATCCGTTCTTCGATCGGACCACTGTCGCGGGTGCCGCCGTTCGAATCGGGCGAGCCTTCCTCCATCGACCAGTCGTAGTCGAGCGGATCGAACAGCGCCGGTTCGTCGATCGACTCGTACGTCGCTTCGCCGCGGTACGCCCAGTCGTAGTACTCCGGCCCCATGCCGTCGCCGGAGTCATCCGAGCCGTCGCGGACGAGTTCTTCGTTTTCGTAGTGAGGCACGGAGTAGCCACGTCCCTGAACGAATCCGGGGAACCACGCACCGAGGTGGACCTGATCGTACAGGAACGTGACCTGCTCGACGTTCTGGCGCTCCCGTGCACCCTCGAGAGTCGCCATCCCGCCGTACCAGTAGCGGTAGCCCTGAATGCCCTCACTCATCGTGGCGTAGGTGCACGGCGTCCCCTCTCGGCGGACGTCCATCGCTGCCGGCTGCCAGACGTCGCCGATAACCGCCTCTTCGCCGGCCATCAGCGTCACGGACTCGCCGTAAGCTTCCCAGGTCGAACGGAACTGCCCGGCTTCTTTCTGCTCGATGAGGTAATCGATCGCCGTATCGAGTTGGTCCTGCGTCGGGTTGTTCAATTGGCCGATGTCGCCATCGATCATGTCGTTGTCCAACAGGTGCATGATCGCCTGCGGAATGGTGATCGCTGCCGTTTCTCCGACGATCACCTCTCCCTCGTACTGTTCGTCGAACTGGGTACTCCACAGGGAGACGTCGTCGACGAACGACGGGTTGTACCCCATCGCGTCGAAGTTGTACGCGTACGGCGAGAACAGAATCTCGTCGCGGGTGTCGCCGTCGACCCATAGTTCCTGATTGACCGTCTCGACTTGCTCACCGAGGTGACTGAGCCGCTCGGCCGGATTGGTGAACAGATCGGAAATCTGCTCTTCGTCCCAGTTTTCTAAGTCGTCGACTGGCATCGGAATCGTCGACGGGTTATCTCGAGTGAGTGCCCCAGCACCTGTCGTGTCCGAGGTGAACACGTCCGTGTTCTGTGAGCCGCCACCGAGGAGTTGGGCCTGCGTGTCACCGATCGTCGCAATCGTCGTGTTCACCTCGACGCCCGACATCTCCTCCATTTTGGCAGCCTGCTCGTCACTGACCGCCCAGTCCGGGCCGATCCACTCCATTGGTCGTGCTGGGCCGTCGTCGCCGCCGACACACCCGGCGAGCGCGGCGCCCGCTGCTGCTCCACCGTACGCTACAAAGTTTCGCCTACTGATACCGTCTGGCATTACAAGCAGTCACATACCCTGAGCCGTATTAAACGTTCCTCTTAGGAGAACGTAAATCGGGGATTTTTCACATAACAACGACTATGAGTTGAATATTCCTAAGTATCGGCCGCATGTACAAAAGAGATATCCACCGAGAGACTGATCAACAGGTATGCCACTATCAGTCGTGATCCTCAGCACGGGCGGCACAATCGCAAGTACCGGCGCCGACGGCGGTGCGACGCCGAGCAAACGGGGTGCAGAACTGGTCGACGCCGTCCCAGAACTCGAGGAGTACGCCGACCTCACGGTCGAAGAGCTCGCACAGGTGCCGAGCTACGATATGACGTTCGACACCATGACGGAACTCGCCGCAGCCGTGCGGCGCGTCGCGGCTGACGGCGCGGACGGCGTCGTCGTCACCCACGGCACCGATACAATCGAAGAATCCGCGTACTTCCTCGACCTCACGCTCGAGTGTGCGATTCCGGTCGTTTTCACCGGCGCACAGCGCCGTCCCGACGAGGTCAGCCCGGACGGTCCGGCAAACCTGCTCACGGCAATTCGGGCTGCAACGCACACTGATTTCCACGATGGCGTCTACGTCGCTGCAAACGACGAGGTCCACGCCGCACGCGACGTGACGAAAACTCACACTAGCGCACTCGAGACCTTCGACTCGCCGAGTACGGGACCGATCGCCTCGGTGACGCGCGCTGCCGTTCGGATCGTCCGTGAGCCGCGAAGCTACTCGGCGACATTCGACGTTCGAGACGTGACGAGCGACATCGTGATCGTCGCCAGCGGCGCAGACATGGGTCGTCGACAGATCGATCATGCGCTCGAGGACGACGTCGATGGCATCGTCGTCGACGGGACGGGGCTCGGGAATACGACGAGCGAACTCGGAGACGCGATCGCCGACGCCGTTGCCACGGAGACACCTGTCGTCGTCACCTCGCGATGTCCGGCCGGAACGACGGAACCTGTGTACGGCGGTGGCGGTGGCGGGGAAACGTTGCGCTCACACGGGGCGATCTTCGGCGCCGATCTCCCGGCTCAGAAAGCGCGAATCAAACTCGCAGTCGTCTGTGCCGTCACCGACGATCTCGAGGAGCGACGACAGCTGTTCGCCGGCGAGGAACTCGAACGATAGCTATTTGCCCTCGAGTGCGGTTGGTGGTACCGAATGTCAGACAAACGCCTAGCGGGACGTGTCGCACTCGTTACGGGTGCGAGTTCGGGTATCGGAAACGCGATTGCAGCGAAATTCGGGGCCGAAGGGGCCAGCGTCGTCGTCGCCGACATCAGACGCGAGCCGAAACTCGAGGACGAACAATCCGTCTTCGATCGGCTCGACGCCGTCGGCGCCGACTACGAGTTCGTCGAGATGGACGTCACGGACGAAGACGCGATCATCGACGCACTCGAGACGGCACAAGCCGAGTTCGGCGGGCTGGATATCCTCGTGAACAACGCGGGGATCTACTTCCAGAATCAAGCCCACGAGACGCCGATCGACGAGTACGACGCGATCATGGACGTCAACCTTCGGGGCGTGTTCCTCGCGAGTAAACACGCGCTCGAGTCGCTGAAAGTGAGCGATCACGGAAAGATCATCAATCTCTCGTCGATCTATGGGCTGGTTGGCGGACCGAACAGCGCCGCCTACTGCGCGTCGAAAGGAGGCGTCTCCAATCTGACCCGACAGTTGGCGCTCGATTACGCGAGCGACGAGATCAACGTCAACGCGCTGGCTCCGGGCATCATCGAGACCGCTCAGAATGCCGAGTGGCGCGAAACCGACGAGGAACTGCTCGCCGACTGGCAGGCCTCGACGCCGTGGCCGCGCTTCGGAACGCCTGAAGACGTCGCCGATGCGGCCCTGTTTCTGGCGAGCGACGAGAGCGAGTTCGTCACCGGCCACGTCCTGCGCGTCGACGGCGGCTGGACGGCGTGGTGATTCGCGTGAGCGAACTCCACCTCACCGTTGGCGAAAAGACGTACGTCGCACCGCTGCTCGAGGACGAAGCGCCCGAGTCGGTACGTGCGCTGAAATCGTTCCTGCCACTGGAATCGGAGCTGATGCACGTCCGCTGGAGTGGCCACGCGACGTGGATCAATATCGACGAGATCGAGTTGCCGGACCTGCCGCGGGAGAACCACACCGTCTACCCCTCTCGTGGCGACGTTCTGCTCTACCCCGGCTACAAGAACGAACAGGAGATTCTGGTCGCATGCGGGCCGACGTGTTTCAAAAGTCCGGCGGGTGAACTCGCCGGCAACCACGTCGCGACGCTCGAGGCAACGCGTGACGAACTCACCGCACTGGAAGAGCACACGCTCAGAGACGGCGTGCAGCCGGTTACAGTAGCAATCCGCGAGTCAACCGAAGACTGAGACAATAGGAATCGACCGCGATCCCGGATTGCTCTACTTATTCACCCAGAATGTCCGTCTCGAGGTCGATGCCGTCGACGACGCTCGTCCGCTCGAGGAGGGTCGCATGGTCTGCGCTCCAGCCGATGGTGACGGTTTCGGCTGGATCGATACGCTCGAACGATTTCAGCTGGAGTTCGTGTGCGTCGCCGTCGGTTGTCGTCGCCTCGAGGATCACGTGCGTTCCCGAACCGGGTTGGTGGATAACGTCATCGACCCGGCAGCTGACGCTGTTGTCGAGCTCATCGGAGACCTCGAGATACTGCGGCCGAACGGAAAAGGGGACTTGCTCGCCGATGAGCAGCGCCGGTTCGGAGCGGAGGTTCGACGTGGTCGCGAGAAACGTTCCGAGCGGTGTCTCGATATGCGCGTGGTTGCCGTCGTCGGTGACGTCGGTCAACTCGCCTGTAAAGATATTCGAGTCGCCGACGAACGCCGAGACGAACGCCGTCGCGGGCTCGTTGTAGACGCGCTCGACGGTGTCGGATTGTTCGACTTTGCCATCGTTCATGACGACGATCTGGTCGGCGAGGCGCATCGCTTGTGTCTGGTCGTGCGTGACGTAGACGAACGTCGTATCGAGTTCGCGGTGGAGTCGAAGCAGTTCCCGCTCCATGTGTTTCTGGAGCTTGTAGTCCATGTCCCCGAGCGGTTCGTCGAGCAAGAGGAGTCTCGGTTCGAGGACCATACTCCGAGCGAGCGCGACGCGCTGTTTTTGCCCGGCGGAGAGCTCTTCGGGCTGGCGCTCGATGAGGTCGCCGAGTCGCATCATCTCGACGATATCGTTGACGCGGGTCGTTCGTTCGTCTTTCTCGACGCCGAGGCGTTCTAACCCGTAGGCGATGTTTTCCTCGACGGTCAGATGTGGAAACAGCTGAAAGTCCTGAAATACGAGCCCGATATCGCGTTCGTATGTGGGTGCATCGGTCACGTTTTTCCCACCGAGTCGGATCTCCCCTTCGGTGACCGGTATTTTCCCGACGAGCGAGTGCAGCGTCGTCGACTTCCCACAGCCGCTAGGACCGATCAAGACGCAGAAGTCGCCGTCCGTGATACTGAAGTCGATGTCGTCGACAGCGAGCGTTCCGTCGGGATAGATCTTCGTCAGTCCGCACACCTCGAGTGCGAGGTCATCAATCGGTTCGTCGAGTGTCGGTTCGGTCGGCGAGACGTCCGCCCCGGAGTGGTCTGTATCAGACATGGTCAGTTGTCGATGAGTTCGGCAGCGGTCACTGCATCGGTCACGCTGAGCTCGTCGAAGTAAAGCGCATCGTCGGCGTTCCACCCGAGCACGATCGGATCGCCGACTGTGCCGGTATCCGGACTGTTCGGGACGACGACGTGGAAATCGCGGTCGAGTCCATCGAGCGAGACCGCGAATTCGGTCGTTTCGCCGGTGTATGTCCGTCCTTCGAGGGTTCCAGTGAGCGTTACATCGCAGTCGTCCGTCTCGAGCGAGACGGCTTCTGGACGGATGATCACGACACCTGTACTCTTCTCGGAACCGTTCTGAGCAGTCGCCGTAATCGATCCGATTTCGGTCTCGACGTCGACGGTCTCGCCGTCGACATTGGTCGGAGCGCCATCCGCCATCAGCACGTTCGAGTCACCAACGAACCGGCAGACGAACGCCGTCTTCGGATCGTGATACACCGTCTCGGGGGAGCCGATCTGTTCGATCATCCCGTGGTTCATCACGACAACTTTGTCGGCGAGTTTGAGCGCCTGATCTTGATTGTGCGTGATGTAGAGGAACGTGCTCCCGAGCGTCGAGTGGAGACTCCGCATCTCGAGTTCCATCCGCTTTTGAAGCTTGTAGTCGAGGTCGGCGAGCGGATCGTCGAACAGCATGACCGAACACTCGCGGCTCAACTGTCGCGCCAACTCCACGCGCTGTTGTTGCCCGCCCGAGAGCGCACCCGGCAGGTCGTCTTTGGTCTCCTCGATCGCGAGTAACTCGAGCATCTCGTCGATCGTGGCTTCGATCTCCGCTGTGGAACGCTCACGGCTTCCCTGCTCGAGACCGAACGCGATGTTCTCGGCGACGGTTTTGTGCGGAAACAGCGTCTCTTCGAACTCCTGAAACACGTAGCCGAGTTCGCGCTCCTGTACCGACAGCTCGGACGCATCACGACCGTCGAGTGAGATCCTACCGTCATCGGACTCGATCAATCCAGCGATGCACTTGAGCAGCGTACTCTTTCCACAGCCGCTCGGTCCAAGGACGACGCAGAATTCCCCGTCCTCGACCTCGAGTTCGATATCTCGAAGCACCGTTTCCTCACGAAACGATTTAGTCACTGACTCGATCGAAATTGCGCTAGTCGTCATCACATCACATTGTGTAGGGCGAGCATTTAGCTCTATCTGCTCTGCAGTCGATTCGGAACAGTAGTCGTGACAGCTCATCAAACCGCCGTGGTGACTCCAAGAGGACTCTCGATACGGAATTCACATTTGGGTTGCGAATTTGTGACACTCTTTGACAAGACCCCGCGGGTGCGCGCTGTGAACTACCAGTATAGTGCCGGGAGAGTTGCTCGAACAGGAGATGGATTGTCCGTGCTCGAGTCATCGTTCGGTTCCAATCGGGATGGTTCACATGGCAGAAAGATCATATATAACCCCACAATAGTGTATAGTTGTGTACACATTATAAAATATAAGCTGGACAGTTAACGCGATACCGACTAACCCGTCAGTGGTTTTCGGTCAGTCGTCGCCGGCCACTTCAATCGGAGTGTCGACAGTCATATCGATGTCCTGAGCGAGCGAGACAAGCGTGTAGACGGGTGCCCGTCGTGCCCATTCGTCGATCAGATCCTGATCGAGGTTTTCGCCGTCGAGTTCGATTTCGGCGGTCACGTTCTCGAAGACCGAGTCGGCCTCTTTGAGTTCCTCGAGACCGAAGAGGACCGCTGGATCGAAATCGGTCCGGACGCGCGTCTGGAGGTGGTCAATGTCGACGCCGTTGGCAGCAGCATTGATACTAATGCCGACGTTGATACAGGCAGCCAGCGCTGAGAGCGCTGCTTCGACCGGCTCGATTCGGTCGGTCGCACCAATCCACCCACCAGCATCCAGGACTTCCTTCCATCCGCCGTACGGAAGGGTGTACTCGCGCGTTTCGCGGACGATCGTGTCGCCCCCGAGTTCGTAGCTATCGATTTTCGCCAGACTGTGAGCGGCCGTCCCCTCGTAGGTTGCGGTGGCCCCGAGCCCAAGCTGGACTGCTTCGGGATTTTCGGCTGCGTGTTGGGCGAACCCCTCAAGTGTCTCGAGGTCGATGCCGTGTGCGGTTTGCTGATTGTCAGTCATTTGAGTCGCCTCCCTACAAGAGACGCTACGGTGCTGGAGATACTGTAGCTACTCTGTGACATTTCGGCAGGAACTGCTGTCCCTGCAGTTTCTGAAACCAGAGCAGTTCCTGCAATCTGGCGACGAGCCGCTCTAGTGACAACTGGAACGATTTACCTGAATTGAGGCGCTAATGCCCCTTCCTCAGCGAGCGCCGAAGGCGCGAGCAGGGTGGGGAAGAAGTCACCGTGAGCGGATATCAAGAGTTGAGTTCTGGTTCCACCGGCAGCGCATCGGATCTGTACGTTTCGTACGTCGACTCCGCCCATTCGCGAACCGCCGCTACATCGGTATCGACCAGTGCCTGAACCGTCCCGCTTTCTTGCTCGTAACAACTGATGGCGACGCGATCGTCAAGGAGACCCAGTCCATAGGGAGGAAGGCTGTCGTACTCCAGAACCGTGAAATTATTCCGTTGCATCATCTCTGCACTACGCTCCGGGTACGTTGTTATAAAGTATGTATGGCTATCCGGCTGGTCGATCAGAACGATGTCGACTCCCTCGTCAAGCAATTGCAGAAGGACGTCAAGACAGGGTTCCATCAAAGCAATCTTGGGGTGGACAAATCGAAATTCAGCCGTCTCCTCGAGCAGTGATTCGAATCGGTTAACTGGGCGGTATGGTGCATCGGGTCCGGCGACGGTGACGGTCATCGCTGCCCACGTCTCGACGGAGAAGTCGCTGATCTCGTCAGGGAGCCAGTGCCAGACATCGCGCAATTGTCGCTCCGTTTCGACCTGTTCGACCAACTCTTCCATTCCTGAAGCGACAACCTCACCTAACCGTGTTGCTGCATACTGGTATCCGTCTTTGCGGATCCAGATTCGGTCTTCAAACTCGTCCAACGTTCGCCGTATCGTGGACGACGAAACACCGGTCAACTCGCAGAGCTCAGAGCGGCTCCGAGGACGCTCTGTCAGCGCGACAAGTGCCGGGACGCGGTGGTCAGACCGCGCGAGATACGCGATATCACCGATTGGCGAGTCCGCATTTTGTTGAGGTATGTTATCATAGCCCATATACTGGGTACGTAAACGAGGCCTAAAACGATTCGCCTCCCTATTCGGCGATTCGGCGATCTACACCAGCAATATTTCGATTTGTAACAATACCGTACAACCGGTATATTAAAAGAATTTTGGTAAGACGTATTCGTAGGCGAAATATGTCCACAACGACCGCTCTCGAGAGTCGCCGGCGAACCGTATCGGTGTACCAACTGGAGTACTGTCCGTCGACTCGAGAACATGACATGGCAAACCTGCCACTGAACGGTTCGTTCGCTGGCTTCCTTCGACACCTACCAAAGTCGGGACGTGACTTTTTATCAGTCACAGAGGTAAGAGGCGGAAGCCCACGACTTTAGTCGTGAGGAAGCCGACAAAACGCTACACAGTCCACCACTGTCTGTGGTACCGTTAACTGTCCGTACATCGTACAATCTGTGATGAGCGTCCTCGAGACGGTTCTCGTCGAACTCGTCGTCATCTTGCTGATCGCGGCGACGGTCGGTGTCGCCCTCGCACGGGTCGCGGACATTCCGTACACCATCGCGTTGCTACTCGTCGGCGTCGGCGCATCGGCGTTCGGGGTTCCATACACGATCAGGCTCACCGAGGAGATCATTCTGCTCGTCGTCCTTCCCGCGTTGTTGTTTCAGGGTGGCTCGAACGTCGACCTGCAGCGCCTTCGCGAGAATCTTCCAGCGGTGGTTCTTTTGGCCGGCCCCGGCCTCGTGCTTTCGATACTCCTCCTCGGTATCGTCGGACGGTATGCATTCGGCTACTCGTTGCTCGTCGCCCTGCTGTTCGCGGCGATGATCCTGCCGACGGATGCGGTCTCGGTGGTCGCCGTGTTCGAAGATATCGGGGCACCAGAGCAGCTCGCGACGATCATCGAAAGCGAGAGTCTGCTCAACGACGGCGTCGGCGTAGCCCTCTACACGTCACTGCTTGCGGTCGTTCTCGAGGCCGTTCAACGCGGGATCTCACCGGCAGCTGTGACGTCAGGGTCGGAACTGGCCCAGACCGTCGCGGTCGAACTGCTCGTGGCAAGCCTCGGCGGATTGCTGGTCGGCGTCGTGGCCGGGCATCTCGTCTATCGGGCGATGATCGTCGCAAACGACGCGATGCTCGGCGTCACACTCACCGTCGGCTTGGCGTATGGATCGTACTTTATCGCCGACGCGCTTGGCGCAAGCGGTGCGATCGCCGCCGTCGTCGCTGGACTGCTCATCGGTGATCGCGGCGAGACCGAAGCGCTCGAGTCGCGAACGCGGGTGACGGTCGCGACGACCTGGGATGCCGTCGCTTTCCTGCTCAACACGCTCCTGTTCGTTCTCATCGGCCTCGAGACGCCGATCGGGAACTTCGCCGACAACGCCGAACTCGTCGTGATCGCGTTCGTCCTCGTCGTAGCCGCTCGGTCCGTCGTCGTCTATCCGCTCGTGACGGTCGCCAACCGCTGGCTCACAGCACCGCTCTCGCGACCGGCCCAGCATATCGTCACTTGGAGCGGCTTGCACGCGTCGATTCCCATCGCGCTGGTACTCGGATTACCGTCCGAACTCCCGGTTGCACTTCGAGAGGAGCTGCAGACACTGGTCTTCGGTGTGGCCGCACTCAGTCTCCTCGTCCAAGGCCTTACGATCGGTCCGCTGCTCGAGCGACTCGACATCACCCGCCGGTCGTCAGCGGAAGAAGCCTATCGACTCCTGACCACCCGTCTGCGAGGAGTCGACGCCGCGATTGCGAGTGCAAGTGCACTGCATCGAAGCGAAGAGCTTCCGAGAGACCTCTACCTCGAGTTCTGCGAGGAGTACGGCTGGGAGAAATACCGCCTCGAGACGGCGATTTCACAGCTCCTCGAGCGATACCCATCGGTTCGTCGCCGAGCGGAACTCGAAGGGGAGCGACGCATTCTCGAGAGCGAGAAAGAGGCGGTCATGAACGCGATCAAAGCAGGTGTTGTCGACAGGGACGATGCCGACCGACTGCTCGAAACCGTCGATGCGCGACTCGAGCGTGTCGACGCAGGCGAGAGCGATATCCGGCAACTCGAGGAAACGGCGTTCCACGAGTTCTGGACTGATGTGGTCGACACGTACGATATCGATATCGACGAGTTCTAGCGGGACAACAACGATCAGTCAGTGATCGTCGAAAAAACGACCACCGAAATCGGAGAGATCACCGGTCATCGACTCGAGTCGCAAGTCGGCTCCCGTCACGAGAGCGGCTCAGCTGTCGGGTACTGCCGGCAACGTAATCGAGAACGTCGATCCAACACCCGGCTCCGAGTCAACCCTAATTTCGCCGCCGTGGCGTTCGACGATCCGTTTGCACAGGGCGAGTCCAATTCCGGTTCCCTCGTACTCCTCGGAGCTGTGGAGGCGCTGAAACACCTCGAAAATACGCCCAGTGTCGTCGGGGTCGATACCGATACCCTCGTCGCGAATCGAAATTCGCCACTCTCGCCCGTCACGTTCGGCAGTGATATGAACGCGGGGAGGCCCTTCGCCGCTGTATTCGATCGCGTTGCTCAACAGGTTCTGGAACACGTGTCGCAACTGTCCGTCGTCACCGTAGACCTGAGGGAGTTCACCGATCGTGATCTTCGCATCGGTGTCTTCGATCCGAAGTTGCAGATCAGTTCGGACGTCAGCGACGATCTGTGCTAGCTCAACCGGTTCGAAGGGGTCTCCCTGCGTCTCGACGCGAGAGTACGTGAGCAGGCCGTCGATCATCTCGCGCATCCGTTCGGCACCGTCGACGGCAAACTCGATGAACTCTTCCCCGTCTGTATCGAGGTCGTCGCCGTATCGCTCCTCGAGCAGTTGCAAGTAGCTCGTAATCATCCGCAGCGGCTCTTGCAGGTCGTGGGACGCAGCGTACGCGAACTGCTCTAAGCGTTCGTTTGATTCCTCGAGTTTGCGCTGATACTCGACGCGTGTCGTGATGTCTCGAAGGATCGAGAGATGTTGTCCAGCGGAGATATCTCGTGAGGCAGCGTACTCGACGTGTCTGGTCGTTCCATCCGATCGAACGAGCGGAAAGGTTCCGCGTTCGTTTGTCGACGTCTGAAAATCCTGCCACTCTTCTTCGAAATCGTACCCCTGGGGCGCGAATTCGTCGATCGTACGACCGCGTAACTCGTCGGCTGAGTGGCCGAAGAGCTTGGATGCGCTCTCGTTGATATCAATATAACGCCCACTGTCGTCGGCGATGACCATCGCGTCGAACGAACGGTCGAACACCGCCCGGAATCGATCGTGCTCTCGCTGCAGTTCGTGCTCACGGGTAAGCGCGCGGGCGTCGTGAATGCCGATCCCGAGGCCTGCAACCGAGGCGATAGCAAGGGCGATTGCTCTCGTCGAGTGAGAAAACGGGTTGCTGATCCCGGGATGGAGGGCACGAATGAATAAAAAGACGAGCATCACGCCAACACCGCCAAGACTCCATCTGATGACCCGCGGGTAGAACGCCGCATCGATTTCACTGCTCGTTACCCAAGAGCCGACGTACACAGTCAGTAGCCCCGAGAATCCGATCAGCAGAAAGTCGAAGACGGCGTTCAAAACGAGGCCACCGGTAACGACTTTGTAGACAGAATGAATCGCTGCGACAATCAGCAAGAGATAGCCAAGAACGACGATATTCCTCGAGTTGGCCATTGACAAGATGGTTAATACGGCGCCGTATTTTAATGACTCGGCGCTACGTGTCTCCATTCCTGTACGGTACGTACGTCGGGAAGGTTGCAGCACAAGGAACCACGAAGGAGTGCGATCGGTGTGGTGTGGAGGCGGCG belongs to Natronorubrum aibiense and includes:
- a CDS encoding OsmC family protein, translating into MTDNQQTAHGIDLETLEGFAQHAAENPEAVQLGLGATATYEGTAAHSLAKIDSYELGGDTIVRETREYTLPYGGWKEVLDAGGWIGATDRIEPVEAALSALAACINVGISINAAANGVDIDHLQTRVRTDFDPAVLFGLEELKEADSVFENVTAEIELDGENLDQDLIDEWARRAPVYTLVSLAQDIDMTVDTPIEVAGDD
- a CDS encoding helix-turn-helix transcriptional regulator; translated protein: MGYDNIPQQNADSPIGDIAYLARSDHRVPALVALTERPRSRSELCELTGVSSSTIRRTLDEFEDRIWIRKDGYQYAATRLGEVVASGMEELVEQVETERQLRDVWHWLPDEISDFSVETWAAMTVTVAGPDAPYRPVNRFESLLEETAEFRFVHPKIALMEPCLDVLLQLLDEGVDIVLIDQPDSHTYFITTYPERSAEMMQRNNFTVLEYDSLPPYGLGLLDDRVAISCYEQESGTVQALVDTDVAAVREWAESTYETYRSDALPVEPELNS
- a CDS encoding cation:proton antiporter encodes the protein MSVLETVLVELVVILLIAATVGVALARVADIPYTIALLLVGVGASAFGVPYTIRLTEEIILLVVLPALLFQGGSNVDLQRLRENLPAVVLLAGPGLVLSILLLGIVGRYAFGYSLLVALLFAAMILPTDAVSVVAVFEDIGAPEQLATIIESESLLNDGVGVALYTSLLAVVLEAVQRGISPAAVTSGSELAQTVAVELLVASLGGLLVGVVAGHLVYRAMIVANDAMLGVTLTVGLAYGSYFIADALGASGAIAAVVAGLLIGDRGETEALESRTRVTVATTWDAVAFLLNTLLFVLIGLETPIGNFADNAELVVIAFVLVVAARSVVVYPLVTVANRWLTAPLSRPAQHIVTWSGLHASIPIALVLGLPSELPVALREELQTLVFGVAALSLLVQGLTIGPLLERLDITRRSSAEEAYRLLTTRLRGVDAAIASASALHRSEELPRDLYLEFCEEYGWEKYRLETAISQLLERYPSVRRRAELEGERRILESEKEAVMNAIKAGVVDRDDADRLLETVDARLERVDAGESDIRQLEETAFHEFWTDVVDTYDIDIDEF